One Luteimonas sp. MC1825 DNA segment encodes these proteins:
- a CDS encoding ClpXP protease specificity-enhancing factor produces MTSHRPYLLRALYEWIADNGMTPHLLVDATQPGVRVPAHTVKEGRVVLNVADRAVSRLEMDNDAVRFTARFGGVSQPVLVPIAAILAIYARETGQGMALPEDVAGTPPPDDADASGLGASDQGDATDEDPDGRPPSDGGTPPPRRGHLRVVK; encoded by the coding sequence ATGACCAGCCACCGCCCGTACCTGCTGCGGGCGCTCTACGAGTGGATCGCCGACAACGGCATGACGCCGCACCTGCTGGTCGATGCCACGCAGCCCGGCGTGCGGGTACCCGCGCATACGGTCAAGGAAGGCCGGGTGGTGCTGAACGTCGCTGATCGCGCCGTGTCGCGCCTGGAGATGGACAACGACGCCGTGCGTTTCACCGCGCGCTTCGGCGGCGTAAGCCAGCCGGTACTGGTGCCGATCGCGGCGATCCTGGCGATCTATGCGCGCGAGACCGGTCAGGGCATGGCGCTGCCCGAGGATGTCGCGGGCACGCCGCCGCCTGACGACGCGGACGCCAGCGGCCTCGGGGCGAGCGACCAGGGCGATGCGACCGATGAGGATCCGGATGGCCGTCCGCCGTCCGATGGCGGCACGCCACCGCCCCGGCGCGGCCATCTGCGCGTGGTGAAGTAG
- the nadC gene encoding carboxylating nicotinate-nucleotide diphosphorylase — MSTAAGFDPPPADMVAADVARALAEDIGTGDVTAALLPDAPEVAYLLCKEDAVVCGRPWFDACHRALDPDVVIDWRVAEGDRARAGAVLATLAGRTRALVSAERSSLNFLQTLGGTATTVAAHVAAVRGTGARILDTRKTLPGLRLAQKYAVRVGGGGNHRMGLYDAVMLKENHVRAAGSIAAAIAAARASQPTLPLIVEVETLAELADALAAGCDRILIDDFDAATRREAVRITAGRIPLEVSGGVDLVAVRAIAEDGVDCISIGGLTKHVRAVDLSLKLGPPPA; from the coding sequence ATGAGCACCGCCGCGGGCTTCGATCCGCCGCCGGCCGACATGGTCGCCGCCGACGTCGCACGCGCGCTGGCCGAAGACATCGGCACCGGCGACGTCACTGCGGCGCTGCTGCCCGACGCACCCGAAGTCGCCTACCTGCTGTGCAAGGAAGACGCCGTGGTCTGCGGCCGACCGTGGTTCGACGCCTGCCACCGCGCGCTCGATCCGGACGTGGTGATCGACTGGCGCGTGGCCGAAGGCGATCGCGCCCGCGCCGGCGCGGTGCTCGCCACGCTCGCCGGGCGCACCCGCGCCCTGGTCAGCGCCGAGCGCAGCTCGCTGAACTTCCTGCAGACCCTGGGTGGCACCGCGACCACGGTCGCCGCGCACGTCGCCGCAGTGCGCGGCACGGGCGCGCGCATCCTCGACACGCGCAAGACGCTGCCGGGCCTGCGCCTTGCGCAGAAGTACGCGGTACGCGTGGGCGGCGGCGGCAACCACCGCATGGGCCTGTACGACGCGGTGATGCTGAAGGAGAACCATGTGCGCGCCGCCGGTTCGATCGCCGCCGCCATCGCCGCCGCGCGCGCCAGCCAGCCGACGCTGCCGTTGATCGTGGAGGTCGAGACGCTGGCCGAACTGGCCGATGCCCTGGCGGCGGGCTGCGACCGCATCCTGATCGACGATTTCGACGCCGCGACGCGTCGCGAAGCGGTGCGGATCACCGCGGGACGGATCCCGCTGGAGGTGTCGGGCGGCGTGGACCTGGTCGCCGTGCGCGCGATCGCCGAGGACGGCGTGGACTGCATCTCGATCGGCGGCCTGACCAAGCATGTCCGCGCGGTCGACCTGTCGCTGAAGCTCGGGCCGCCTCCAGCCTAG
- a CDS encoding FHA domain-containing protein, with protein sequence MSPTSLAIAPGDGDSTLATVVRPALPRFVLRGVGGAGFGRTFALVGPTVLGRAPDCGIHLDHPGVSRQHVRLTPTSEGLLVEDLGSTNGWLLNESVQQRAWAHHGDELGFDVLRFRVVAPGVAPAQPATPPKARKATPVWRWVAVVAVLGGVALLLLR encoded by the coding sequence ATGTCCCCCACCTCTTTGGCGATCGCACCCGGCGATGGCGATTCCACACTGGCCACCGTGGTGCGCCCCGCGCTGCCGCGATTCGTGCTGCGCGGGGTCGGCGGCGCGGGATTCGGCCGCACCTTCGCGCTGGTCGGGCCGACCGTGCTCGGGCGGGCGCCCGATTGCGGCATCCACCTCGACCATCCCGGTGTCTCGCGCCAGCACGTGCGCCTGACGCCGACCAGCGAGGGGCTGCTGGTCGAGGACCTCGGCTCCACCAATGGCTGGCTGCTCAACGAGTCGGTGCAGCAGCGCGCCTGGGCGCACCATGGCGACGAGCTCGGGTTCGACGTGCTGCGCTTTCGCGTGGTCGCCCCCGGGGTTGCCCCGGCACAGCCGGCCACGCCACCGAAGGCGCGCAAGGCAACGCCCGTCTGGCGCTGGGTCGCGGTCGTCGCGGTGCTGGGTGGCGTGGCGCTGCTGCTGCTGCGCTAG
- a CDS encoding Fe-Mn family superoxide dismutase, whose amino-acid sequence MPIEPVALPFDRTALEPHISGETLDHHHGRHYRAHVDAVNALAPAAGMAEATLEEIVRGAQGRLQQHAAQAWNQAFHWRCLKPAAAGGGEPRGALADAINLRFGDAARFRERAAALATATFGSGWLWLVQRPDRKLALVQTANTASPITGDDRPLLALSLWEHAYYLDYRDARGKYVEAFWNVADWGFAASNLK is encoded by the coding sequence ATGCCCATCGAACCCGTCGCCCTGCCCTTCGACCGCACCGCGCTCGAACCGCACATCTCGGGCGAAACGCTCGATCACCACCACGGTCGCCACTACCGCGCCCACGTCGACGCGGTGAACGCGCTGGCGCCCGCGGCCGGCATGGCCGAGGCGACGCTCGAGGAGATCGTGCGCGGCGCGCAGGGCCGCCTGCAGCAGCATGCCGCGCAGGCCTGGAACCAGGCATTCCACTGGCGCTGCCTGAAGCCGGCCGCGGCTGGCGGCGGCGAGCCTCGCGGCGCACTGGCCGATGCCATCAACCTGCGCTTCGGCGATGCGGCGCGTTTCCGCGAGCGTGCCGCGGCACTGGCCACCGCGACATTCGGCTCCGGCTGGCTATGGCTGGTGCAGCGTCCCGACCGCAAGCTGGCGCTGGTGCAGACCGCCAACACCGCATCGCCGATCACCGGCGACGACCGCCCGCTGCTGGCGCTGAGCCTGTGGGAACACGCCTATTACCTGGACTACCGCGACGCCCGCGGCAAGTACGTCGAAGCGTTCTGGAACGTGGCCGACTGGGGCTTCGCGGCGTCGAACCTCAAGTAG
- a CDS encoding cytochrome c1 codes for MTNPIATLLARASVFAAAMLLSFSALAATAGPLQQAGTDLGDQGSLQRGAKLYMNYCSACHSLKYLRYSRIADDLGLTEEEVMANLNFTGAKFGEPILTAMPAEGAAGWFGIVPPDLSVTSRVRGGDWIYSYLKSFYIDESRPLGWNNTVFPNASMPNVLWEMQGIQRPIHGDRDAATGEPTIAGLEVSTPGSQDGVAFDQTVRDITAFLEYAGEPAALKRQSIGVWVLLFLALLTFLAWLLKKEYWRDVH; via the coding sequence ATGACTAATCCGATTGCCACCCTGCTCGCGCGCGCCAGCGTGTTCGCGGCCGCGATGCTGCTGTCGTTCTCCGCGCTGGCCGCCACCGCGGGCCCCCTGCAGCAGGCAGGTACCGATCTGGGCGACCAGGGCTCGCTGCAGCGCGGCGCCAAGCTGTACATGAACTACTGCTCGGCCTGCCACTCGCTGAAGTACCTGCGCTACTCGCGCATCGCCGACGACCTCGGGCTGACCGAAGAAGAGGTGATGGCCAACCTCAACTTCACCGGCGCCAAGTTCGGCGAACCGATCCTCACCGCCATGCCGGCCGAAGGTGCCGCGGGCTGGTTCGGCATCGTGCCGCCGGACCTCAGCGTGACGTCGCGCGTGCGCGGCGGCGACTGGATCTACAGCTACCTCAAGTCGTTCTACATCGACGAATCGCGTCCGCTGGGCTGGAACAACACCGTGTTCCCGAATGCGTCCATGCCCAACGTGCTGTGGGAGATGCAGGGCATCCAGCGCCCGATCCACGGCGATCGCGACGCGGCCACCGGCGAGCCCACGATTGCCGGCCTGGAAGTCTCCACCCCGGGCAGCCAGGACGGCGTGGCGTTCGACCAGACGGTGCGCGACATCACCGCTTTCCTCGAGTACGCCGGCGAGCCTGCCGCCCTCAAGCGCCAGAGCATCGGCGTGTGGGTGTTGCTGTTCCTCGCCCTGCTCACGTTCCTCGCCTGGTTGCTGAAGAAGGAATACTGGCGGGACGTGCACTGA
- the miaB gene encoding tRNA (N6-isopentenyl adenosine(37)-C2)-methylthiotransferase MiaB, whose product MTLPPPQTDTAPDDRLRPAGKLFIETHGCQMNEYDSARMADVLAESDGLELTTNVDEADVILVNTCSIREKAQEKVFSQLGRWKRLKQGGRPVLIGVGGCVASQEGAAIVKRAPYVDLVFGPQTLHRLPELLRGRRESGLPQVDISFPEIEKFDRLPEPRAEGPSAFVSIMEGCSKYCSFCVVPYTRGEEVSRPFEDVLVEVMQLAAQGVREVNLLGQNVNAYRGPIAPAECGDGNAASGEPQFADLGLLIRTVAEIDGIDRIRFTTSHPLEFSDSLVEAYRDVPQLANYLHLPVQSGSDRILSAMKRGYTALEFKQKIRKLRAVRPDISISSDFIVGFPGETDADFDKTMKLIEDIGFDQSFSFIYSRRPGTPAADLEDTVTGEEKHARLSRLQAHINEHAAGISRAMLGSVHKVLVTGPSRKDANELTGKTENMRSVNFAGPARLVGQFVDVLITEALSNSLRGRVAGIEAPTTT is encoded by the coding sequence ATGACCCTGCCACCACCCCAGACCGACACCGCGCCCGACGACCGCCTGCGTCCCGCCGGCAAGCTCTTCATCGAGACCCACGGCTGCCAGATGAATGAGTACGACTCGGCGCGCATGGCTGACGTGCTGGCCGAGTCCGACGGCCTGGAACTCACGACGAACGTCGACGAAGCCGACGTGATACTCGTCAATACCTGCTCGATCCGCGAAAAAGCGCAGGAGAAGGTGTTCAGCCAGCTGGGCCGCTGGAAGCGCCTGAAGCAGGGCGGACGCCCGGTGCTGATCGGTGTCGGCGGCTGCGTGGCCAGCCAGGAAGGCGCGGCGATCGTGAAGCGCGCGCCGTACGTCGACCTGGTGTTCGGCCCGCAGACCCTGCACCGCCTCCCCGAGCTGCTCCGCGGCCGACGCGAGAGCGGCCTGCCGCAGGTCGACATCAGCTTCCCCGAGATCGAGAAGTTCGACCGCCTGCCCGAGCCGCGCGCCGAGGGCCCGAGCGCCTTCGTCTCGATCATGGAAGGCTGCAGCAAGTACTGCTCGTTCTGCGTGGTGCCCTACACCCGCGGCGAAGAGGTCAGCCGGCCGTTCGAGGATGTGCTGGTGGAGGTCATGCAGCTCGCCGCGCAGGGCGTGCGCGAGGTCAACCTGCTGGGCCAGAACGTCAACGCCTACCGTGGCCCGATCGCGCCTGCCGAATGCGGCGACGGCAACGCGGCCTCGGGCGAACCGCAGTTCGCCGACCTCGGCCTGCTGATCCGCACGGTGGCTGAAATCGACGGCATCGACCGCATCCGCTTCACCACCTCGCATCCGCTGGAGTTTTCCGACTCGCTGGTCGAGGCCTACCGCGACGTGCCGCAGCTGGCCAACTACCTGCACCTGCCCGTGCAGTCGGGCTCGGACCGGATCCTGTCGGCGATGAAGCGCGGCTACACGGCACTCGAGTTCAAGCAGAAGATCCGCAAGCTGCGCGCGGTGCGCCCGGACATCTCGATCTCCTCCGACTTCATCGTCGGCTTTCCCGGCGAGACCGACGCCGATTTCGACAAGACCATGAAGCTCATCGAGGACATCGGCTTCGACCAGTCGTTCTCCTTCATCTATTCGCGCCGCCCGGGCACGCCGGCCGCGGACCTCGAGGACACGGTGACGGGCGAGGAGAAGCACGCGCGGCTGTCGCGGCTGCAGGCGCACATCAACGAGCACGCGGCCGGCATCTCCCGGGCCATGCTGGGCAGCGTGCACAAGGTGCTGGTCACCGGCCCGTCGCGGAAGGACGCCAATGAACTCACTGGCAAGACCGAGAACATGCGCTCGGTCAATTTCGCCGGCCCTGCGCGACTGGTGGGACAGTTCGTCGACGTGCTGATCACCGAGGCGCTCAGCAATTCACTGCGCGGGCGCGTGGCCGGCATTGAAGCGCCCACCACCACCTGA
- a CDS encoding cytochrome bc complex cytochrome b subunit, whose protein sequence is MANVITRTASNVADWVNERAPGMMPMYRKHMTEYYAPKNFNFWYYMGSLAMLVLVNQIVTGIFLTMHYKPSAAEAFSSVEYIMRDVEWGWLIRYMHSTGASLFFIVVYLHMFRGLMYGSYQKPRELVWILGMLIYLVLMAEAFLGYVLPWGQMSFWGAKVIISLFGAVPVIGTGLTEWIMGDYLPSDATLNRFFALHVIALPLVLLLLVVLHLGALHEVGSNNPDGVDIKKGPKGNRWDPNKPADGIPFHPYYTVKDLVGVGFFLMIAAFIIFFAPAFGGWFLEHDNFTEANRLVTPAHIKPVWYYTPYYAMLRVVPHKLSGVLVMFGAIAILFLVPWLDRCKVKSYRYRGLMSKVLLGLFAISFIWLGKIGAGPGTDPVETIVGRVLTFFYFAFFITMPLWTRIDSTRPVPERVTTHD, encoded by the coding sequence ATGGCCAACGTGATCACGCGCACCGCCAGCAACGTGGCGGACTGGGTCAACGAGCGTGCGCCCGGCATGATGCCGATGTACCGCAAGCACATGACCGAGTACTACGCGCCGAAGAACTTCAACTTCTGGTACTACATGGGCTCGCTGGCCATGCTGGTGCTGGTCAACCAGATCGTCACCGGCATCTTCCTGACGATGCACTACAAGCCGTCCGCGGCCGAGGCGTTCAGCTCGGTCGAGTACATCATGCGCGACGTGGAGTGGGGCTGGCTGATCCGCTACATGCACTCCACGGGTGCCTCGCTGTTCTTCATCGTCGTCTACCTGCACATGTTCCGCGGGCTGATGTACGGCAGCTACCAGAAGCCGCGCGAGCTGGTCTGGATCCTCGGCATGCTGATCTACCTGGTGCTGATGGCCGAGGCCTTCCTGGGTTACGTGCTGCCCTGGGGCCAGATGTCGTTCTGGGGCGCCAAGGTGATCATCTCGCTGTTCGGTGCGGTGCCGGTCATCGGCACCGGCCTGACCGAGTGGATCATGGGCGACTACCTGCCGTCCGACGCCACGCTCAACCGGTTCTTCGCCCTGCACGTGATCGCGCTGCCGCTGGTGCTGCTGCTGCTGGTCGTACTGCACCTGGGTGCGCTGCACGAGGTCGGGTCCAACAACCCCGACGGCGTCGACATCAAGAAGGGACCCAAGGGCAACCGCTGGGATCCGAACAAGCCGGCCGACGGCATCCCGTTCCACCCGTACTACACGGTGAAGGACCTGGTGGGCGTGGGCTTCTTCCTGATGATCGCGGCGTTCATCATCTTCTTTGCGCCGGCCTTCGGGGGCTGGTTCCTCGAGCATGACAACTTCACCGAGGCCAACCGGCTGGTGACGCCCGCGCACATCAAGCCGGTCTGGTACTACACGCCGTACTACGCGATGTTGCGCGTGGTGCCGCACAAGCTGTCCGGCGTGCTGGTGATGTTCGGCGCGATTGCCATCCTGTTCCTGGTGCCGTGGCTCGACCGCTGCAAGGTCAAGTCGTACCGCTACCGCGGGCTGATGTCGAAGGTCCTGCTCGGCCTGTTCGCGATCAGCTTCATCTGGCTCGGCAAGATCGGCGCCGGCCCCGGCACCGACCCGGTCGAAACCATCGTCGGCCGCGTGCTGACCTTCTTCTACTTCGCTTTCTTCATCACCATGCCGCTGTGGACCAGGATCGACAGCACCAGGCCGGTACCGGAACGGGTGACGACGCATGACTAA
- a CDS encoding lytic transglycosylase domain-containing protein, producing MKHVGAILGLACLLAAAPAVAGTIYRCDVGDGVQSYVSKRIQGATCTVATTYSGSRPSRPSSPSKPSQVAAAVGGASASNVVEGSPVSLHSNAPATFMGGAGAGSANAAPAPVMVSAPSAPASGSSQRRLVQGEVYSYVQDGVRHYTSRRPKGSTGATALRTIRYSFFETCYACGSPGVNFGTLRLNTQAFDAEIKAAASEFGVEVAIIRAIMHAESAFNPNALSRVGAQGLMQLMPATAQRFGVVNAFDPQQNIRGGVQYLSWLLKRFKGDLTLAAAGYNAGEGAVDRHKGVPPYNETRRYVERVAVLADRYRGQSAN from the coding sequence ATGAAGCACGTCGGGGCAATCTTGGGTCTTGCCTGCCTGTTGGCGGCGGCGCCTGCCGTGGCCGGCACGATCTACCGCTGCGACGTTGGCGACGGCGTGCAGAGCTACGTCAGCAAGCGCATCCAGGGCGCCACCTGCACGGTGGCCACCACCTACAGTGGCAGCCGCCCCAGTCGTCCCTCATCTCCCAGCAAGCCCTCGCAGGTGGCCGCGGCCGTCGGTGGCGCCAGCGCCTCCAACGTGGTCGAAGGCTCGCCGGTCTCGCTGCATTCCAATGCGCCGGCGACCTTCATGGGTGGCGCGGGCGCGGGCAGTGCCAACGCGGCACCCGCGCCGGTCATGGTCAGTGCGCCTTCCGCACCGGCCTCCGGCAGCAGCCAGCGGCGCCTGGTGCAGGGCGAGGTGTACTCGTACGTGCAGGACGGCGTGCGCCATTACACCAGCCGCAGGCCCAAGGGCAGCACCGGGGCGACCGCGCTGCGCACGATCCGCTACAGCTTCTTCGAGACCTGCTACGCCTGCGGTTCGCCGGGCGTCAATTTCGGCACGCTGCGCCTCAACACGCAGGCCTTCGATGCGGAAATCAAGGCCGCGGCGAGCGAGTTCGGGGTCGAGGTCGCCATCATCCGCGCGATCATGCACGCCGAATCCGCCTTCAACCCCAATGCCCTGTCGCGCGTCGGCGCGCAGGGGCTCATGCAGTTGATGCCGGCCACGGCGCAGCGCTTCGGCGTGGTCAATGCGTTCGACCCGCAGCAGAACATCCGCGGCGGCGTGCAGTACCTCTCGTGGCTGCTGAAGCGCTTCAAGGGCGACCTGACCCTGGCGGCCGCCGGCTACAACGCCGGCGAGGGCGCCGTGGACCGCCACAAGGGCGTGCCGCCGTACAACGAGACGCGCCGCTACGTGGAGCGCGTCGCCGTGCTCGCCGACCGTTATCGGGGCCAGTCGGCCAACTGA
- a CDS encoding Trm112 family protein, which produces MDRKLLDILVCPATRQSLALLEPAGLDALNRAIAAGTLLRGDQSPQAEPLREALVTRDRRTVYRIDDGIPVLLVEEAIATAQAADFPKA; this is translated from the coding sequence ATGGATCGCAAGCTGCTCGACATCCTGGTCTGCCCCGCCACGCGCCAGTCGCTGGCGCTGCTGGAGCCCGCGGGCCTGGATGCCCTGAACCGCGCCATCGCCGCCGGCACGCTGCTGCGCGGCGACCAGTCGCCGCAGGCCGAGCCGCTGCGCGAAGCCCTGGTCACGCGCGACCGCCGCACGGTCTACCGCATCGATGACGGCATTCCGGTGCTGCTGGTCGAGGAGGCCATCGCCACCGCCCAGGCCGCGGATTTCCCGAAGGCATGA
- a CDS encoding glutathione S-transferase N-terminal domain-containing protein has protein sequence MAASPRMRNALTLFSSADDVLCHRVRLVMAAKGVAYDLIMVDPQNPPEDLLDLNPYHSVPTLVERDLVLYASSVVTEYLDERYPHPPLMPVDPLSRARLRLAMLRIEHDWVPQVQAIQVGSKAQADAARKRLKELVTASVPLFQASKFFLNPEMSLADCAMAPIIWRLQALDIPLPRDGKAIEDYGNRIFRNPGFARSLTPQERLLRDLPA, from the coding sequence ATGGCTGCGAGTCCGCGCATGCGTAATGCCCTGACGCTGTTTTCCTCCGCCGACGACGTCCTCTGCCACCGTGTCCGGCTGGTCATGGCGGCCAAGGGCGTGGCCTACGACCTGATCATGGTCGACCCGCAGAATCCTCCCGAGGACCTGCTGGACCTCAACCCCTACCACTCGGTGCCGACCCTGGTCGAGCGCGACCTCGTGCTGTATGCCTCGAGCGTGGTCACCGAGTACCTCGACGAACGCTACCCGCATCCGCCGCTGATGCCGGTCGATCCGCTGTCGCGCGCCCGCTTGCGCCTGGCGATGCTGCGCATCGAGCACGACTGGGTCCCGCAGGTGCAGGCCATCCAGGTGGGGAGCAAGGCGCAGGCCGATGCCGCCCGCAAGCGCCTCAAGGAGCTGGTCACCGCGTCGGTGCCGCTGTTCCAGGCCAGCAAGTTCTTCCTCAATCCGGAGATGAGCCTCGCCGACTGCGCGATGGCGCCGATCATCTGGCGGCTGCAGGCACTGGACATCCCGCTGCCCAGGGACGGCAAGGCGATCGAGGATTACGGCAACCGCATCTTCCGCAACCCGGGATTCGCGCGCAGCCTGACGCCGCAGGAACGCCTCCTGCGCGACCTGCCGGCCTGA
- the petA gene encoding ubiquinol-cytochrome c reductase iron-sulfur subunit, with product MGNEGVLDPVEGGSVDHGRRRFLTATTAVVGAVGAGVAAVPFIKSWLPSARAKLAGAPVTADISALAEGQRLMLEWRGQPIWIVKRSQAILAALPTLDDQLRDPQSENVEQQPEYIRAISPELRSFKPEISVLVGLCTHLGCSPEMVAEIRPAPFDAEWKGGYFCPCHKSKFDMAGRVYQGVPAPTNLVVPPHHFVDDNTIVIGVDPQGAA from the coding sequence ATGGGCAATGAAGGGGTTCTGGATCCTGTCGAAGGGGGCTCGGTCGATCACGGCCGGCGCCGCTTCCTGACAGCCACCACCGCAGTGGTCGGCGCCGTGGGCGCGGGCGTGGCCGCGGTTCCGTTCATCAAGTCGTGGCTTCCCAGCGCGCGGGCCAAGCTCGCCGGCGCGCCGGTGACCGCCGACATCAGCGCGCTGGCCGAGGGCCAGCGCCTGATGCTGGAATGGCGCGGGCAGCCGATCTGGATCGTCAAGCGCTCGCAGGCCATCCTCGCCGCGCTGCCGACCCTTGACGACCAGCTGCGCGATCCGCAGTCGGAGAACGTGGAGCAGCAGCCGGAGTACATCCGCGCGATCAGCCCGGAGCTCCGCTCGTTCAAGCCCGAGATCTCGGTGCTCGTGGGCCTGTGCACGCACCTGGGCTGCTCGCCCGAGATGGTCGCCGAGATCCGTCCGGCCCCGTTCGACGCCGAGTGGAAGGGGGGCTACTTCTGCCCCTGCCACAAGTCGAAGTTCGACATGGCCGGCCGCGTCTACCAGGGTGTCCCGGCCCCGACCAACCTCGTGGTGCCGCCGCACCATTTCGTCGACGACAACACCATTGTCATCGGCGTCGACCCGCAGGGGGCCGCGTAA
- a CDS encoding DUF3301 domain-containing protein, with the protein MPSLILLMIAGAFAYAWWNAGRAASERAIDVGRNACHAAGVQLLDQTVHAIGLRLRRRDDGRLGLERTFRFEYSHAGSDRNRGLMVFHGDRLVAFTGPSRAVVESLQQLD; encoded by the coding sequence ATGCCCAGCCTGATCCTGCTCATGATAGCCGGCGCGTTCGCCTATGCGTGGTGGAACGCCGGCCGCGCCGCCAGCGAACGCGCCATCGACGTCGGCCGCAATGCCTGCCACGCCGCAGGCGTGCAACTGCTCGACCAGACCGTGCATGCCATCGGCCTGCGGCTGCGCAGGCGCGATGACGGGCGGCTGGGCCTGGAGCGCACGTTCCGCTTCGAGTATTCGCACGCAGGCAGCGACCGCAACCGCGGCCTGATGGTGTTCCACGGGGACCGCCTGGTCGCGTTCACCGGGCCCAGCCGGGCCGTGGTGGAATCGCTGCAGCAGCTCGACTGA
- a CDS encoding 5-(carboxyamino)imidazole ribonucleotide synthase: MTTVGILGGGQLARMMALAGAPLGLRFSVMDTSADACAGQFAPLVVGDYRDQAALAEFAARIDVATFDFENIPAVSAQWLSERVPMFPNPRALGTSQDRLAEKTLFRALDIPVPDFVAIATRDELDAAIATVGAPCILKTRRLGYDGKGQFRLRAAGDADAAWNALGAQATTVGLILEAFVPFDRELSVVAVRGRDGGFDTWPLTENWHVDGVLSASLAPASVTPAVEATAVAHARALAEALDYVGVFALELFCRDGVLLANELAPRVHNSGHWTIEGAETSQFANHLRAVLGLPLGATRALGHACMLNWIGEMPPLHAVLAEAGGHWHDYGKQARPGRKVGHATLRADDTAELVEALARIGAALGREAQVAPVIARLAT, from the coding sequence ATGACCACCGTCGGCATCCTCGGCGGCGGGCAGCTGGCGCGGATGATGGCGCTGGCCGGCGCACCGCTCGGCCTGCGCTTCTCGGTGATGGACACCAGCGCCGACGCCTGCGCGGGCCAGTTCGCACCATTGGTGGTCGGCGACTACCGCGACCAGGCCGCGCTGGCGGAATTCGCCGCGCGCATCGACGTAGCCACTTTCGATTTCGAGAACATCCCGGCGGTCTCGGCGCAATGGCTGAGCGAGCGCGTGCCGATGTTCCCCAACCCACGCGCGCTCGGCACCAGCCAGGACCGCCTGGCCGAGAAGACCCTGTTCCGCGCGCTGGATATTCCGGTGCCTGACTTCGTTGCCATCGCCACGCGCGACGAACTCGATGCCGCCATCGCCACCGTCGGCGCGCCCTGCATCCTCAAGACCCGGCGCCTTGGCTACGACGGCAAGGGCCAGTTCCGGCTGCGCGCGGCCGGCGACGCCGACGCCGCCTGGAACGCGCTCGGGGCGCAGGCCACCACTGTGGGGCTGATCCTCGAGGCCTTCGTGCCCTTCGACCGCGAGCTCAGCGTGGTCGCCGTGCGCGGCCGCGACGGCGGCTTCGACACCTGGCCACTCACCGAGAACTGGCACGTCGACGGCGTCCTGTCGGCAAGCCTGGCGCCGGCCTCGGTGACACCCGCGGTCGAGGCCACGGCGGTCGCGCATGCCCGCGCGCTGGCGGAGGCACTCGACTACGTGGGCGTGTTCGCGCTGGAACTGTTCTGCCGCGACGGCGTGCTGCTGGCCAATGAGCTGGCGCCGCGCGTGCACAACTCGGGCCACTGGACCATCGAAGGTGCCGAGACCTCGCAGTTCGCCAACCACCTGCGCGCCGTGCTCGGCCTGCCGCTGGGGGCGACCCGCGCATTGGGCCACGCCTGCATGCTCAACTGGATCGGTGAGATGCCGCCGCTGCATGCCGTGCTCGCGGAAGCCGGTGGCCACTGGCACGACTACGGCAAGCAGGCACGCCCGGGGCGAAAGGTGGGGCACGCGACGCTGCGTGCCGATGACACCGCGGAACTGGTCGAAGCACTCGCACGCATCGGCGCGGCGCTGGGGCGGGAGGCGCAGGTGGCGCCGGTGATCGCGCGCCTGGCTACTTGA
- the purE gene encoding 5-(carboxyamino)imidazole ribonucleotide mutase, producing the protein MTAIHTSPVVGIVMGSRSDWDTMQHAAQRLEALGIAHEVRVVSAHRTPDVLFEYAATARERGLKAIIAGAGGAAHLPGMLAAKTPVPVLGVPVQSKALNGMDSLLSIVQMPAGIPVATFAIGNAGAANAALFAAAMLAAAGDARVADALDAFRQRQTDDVASSDDPRQ; encoded by the coding sequence ATGACCGCCATCCACACCTCGCCCGTCGTGGGCATCGTGATGGGTTCGCGTTCCGACTGGGACACGATGCAGCATGCCGCGCAGCGGCTCGAGGCGCTGGGCATCGCCCACGAGGTACGCGTGGTCTCCGCGCACCGCACGCCGGACGTGCTGTTCGAATACGCCGCCACGGCGCGTGAGCGCGGCCTGAAGGCGATCATCGCCGGGGCCGGCGGTGCCGCGCACCTGCCCGGCATGCTGGCGGCCAAGACGCCGGTGCCCGTTCTGGGCGTGCCGGTGCAGTCGAAGGCACTCAACGGCATGGATTCGCTGCTTTCCATCGTGCAGATGCCAGCCGGCATTCCGGTGGCGACGTTCGCCATCGGCAACGCGGGCGCGGCCAACGCCGCGCTGTTCGCGGCGGCGATGCTGGCCGCCGCCGGCGACGCCAGGGTCGCGGATGCGCTGGACGCGTTCCGCCAGCGACAGACCGATGACGTCGCGTCCAGCGACGACCCGCGGCAATGA